In the genome of Pseudomonadota bacterium, one region contains:
- a CDS encoding DUF6508 domain-containing protein: MTKTCTSTDSLSALFQFIPLLEEGAFKSALSVYISTGEHLPAMHDLKAKLCEADLALPDFNWLQWVDQAQPYLQNPTTLSTASLDDLRRLTTIAVNADVLNASLFPHLCSSGFMQHLLIRLRIIKNV, translated from the coding sequence ATGACTAAGACTTGCACATCTACGGATTCCCTTTCTGCCCTCTTTCAATTTATTCCGCTGCTTGAAGAAGGTGCCTTTAAATCCGCCCTATCGGTCTATATTTCAACCGGAGAACATCTTCCGGCGATGCACGATCTTAAGGCCAAGCTGTGCGAGGCAGATCTCGCACTCCCTGATTTTAATTGGCTGCAATGGGTGGATCAGGCGCAGCCATACTTACAGAATCCTACGACTCTCTCCACTGCCAGCCTAGACGATCTGCGCAGACTCACTACCATCGCAGTAAATGCCGACGTGTTAAACGCAAGCCTCTTTCCACACCTCTGCTCATCTGGATTTATGCAACACCTGCTAATACGCCTGCGCATAATCAAGAATGTGTGA
- a CDS encoding DUF2520 domain-containing protein, with translation MKNLNIIGCGKVGQCLGALLVEQQVVDQVAICNRSIESATRAKRILGSAAIVEQISQLPCADLWMIACDDRAIPGVVETLAGLTTLSADACIFHVSGALDSHVLEPLSCSGAALGTLHPIRSFADPEHAFRAFPGTVCAVEGDARAVRSLTELCEKIGGRSFEITAEAKMLCHAGHVFASNYIVAVLDVAQRLYRSAGLSEQTIQSFFPSIVQGTVDNVLALGTTRALTGLVIRGEVDLVSKQIAALHTSDASLAELYRALAQQLLEITERRGDLSSTEIDAMRRIIS, from the coding sequence ATGAAGAACCTTAATATCATCGGTTGTGGAAAGGTTGGACAGTGCCTGGGTGCGTTGCTTGTAGAGCAGCAGGTGGTAGATCAGGTTGCAATCTGTAATCGCTCAATTGAGTCTGCCACTAGGGCTAAGAGGATATTAGGGTCTGCTGCAATTGTTGAGCAGATATCTCAGTTGCCCTGTGCAGATCTGTGGATGATCGCCTGTGATGATAGAGCCATACCAGGAGTCGTAGAGACCCTTGCAGGGCTAACTACGCTATCAGCAGATGCTTGTATATTTCATGTAAGTGGCGCGCTGGATTCCCATGTTTTAGAGCCCCTTAGTTGCAGTGGCGCGGCACTTGGAACTCTTCATCCGATCCGGAGCTTCGCTGATCCAGAGCACGCATTCAGAGCTTTTCCAGGCACGGTATGCGCGGTTGAGGGGGACGCTAGGGCGGTTAGATCTTTAACCGAGCTGTGCGAAAAGATCGGGGGGCGGTCTTTTGAAATCACTGCTGAAGCGAAGATGCTATGTCATGCCGGGCATGTATTTGCGAGTAATTACATCGTTGCTGTGCTCGATGTTGCTCAGAGGCTCTATCGGAGTGCGGGGCTCTCCGAACAAACTATTCAGAGTTTCTTCCCTTCTATCGTGCAGGGGACGGTTGATAATGTATTAGCGTTGGGCACTACTAGAGCTTTGACCGGTCTCGTTATTCGGGGAGAAGTAGATCTCGTCAGTAAGCAGATTGCAGCGCTCCATACGAGTGACGCTAGCCTGGCCGAGCTCTACCGTGCCCTTGCACAACAGCTGCTTGAGATTACCGAGAGGCGCGGAGACTTAAGTTCTACTGAGATTGATGCAATGCGCCGAATAATCAGTTGA